Proteins from one Chitinophaga oryzae genomic window:
- a CDS encoding trifunctional MMPL family transporter/lysophospholipid acyltransferase/class I SAM-dependent methyltransferase yields MSSLFVAIYNFFDRHKLALWCCTIVSFVLVGFLASRIRLEEDITKILPQDRKLDKLQQVFQDSRFADKLVVTLSQKDTTKAPVPDSLTACAASLVASAGNQLSPYIREIQGQTEDAQVMGMMDLIQQNLPVFLEAGDYTKIDSLLAPEQLQRSLQYDYNTLISPAGLVLKRVIQADPVGISWIGIKKLQHLQYDDHFELYDNYVMTKDHRHLMLFITPANPPGATKINAKFLAGLDLIKDSLSRQYPDVSVSYFGGTAVSAGNATQLRQDTLLTQGITVVLLVALIGLFFRKKRAPVLVMLPVIFGGLFSLACIYLVKGHISVMALGAGAVVLGIAVNYSLHVFNHYRHTHDIREVIADLATPMTLGSFTTIGGFLCLQFVHSPMLRDVGLFAALSLVGAALFSLIFLPHWIVLGKRDGKPAEHHDNWLDRFSALRPERNKYLVGAIFLLTIVFFFTARNVSFESDMMRMNFMSPELKAAEAHLNAINAYTAQSVYVVSEGDNLETALQHTEQLTPAISRLQAEGVVKKYAGVQTLLLSEKEQQARIDRWKHYWTPEKKAQLLSWLRTHGAEVGFSATAFDKFAALLNTSYQPMAKADVDTFRKGTLGDFIIEKNGRTGIVTLLKVDPARKKEVYAALDQHAHTTVLDKQYAANRLVEVIKDEFNSIAWMTSTLVFLALLLSYGRIELALITFIPMAISWVWILGIMGLFGIKFNIVNIILSTFIFGLGDDYSIFMMDGLLQEYKTGKKTLSSFKSSIFLSAITTILGLGVLIFAQHPSLKSIALISIIGIGTVVLISQVMIPVLFNWLITNRVKKGYAPWTFKGWTLSVFSFTYFTTGCLIMTLLGNILIRLNPFNKEKGKLVYHRILSAYTHSVLYIMTNVKKRIINPANEQLQKPAVIISNHQSFLDILVSTMLHPRVILLTNQWVWRSPVFGAVVRLADYYPVADGAEGAIDKLRARVQEGYSIVVYPEGTRSPDPVIKRFHKGAFYIAEQLGLDILPMVIHGTAYTMSKGDFLLKDGHVTVKYLPRITQDDKSWGDGYSARTKSISRYFKQEYENLRQEIEVPSYFREQLKYNFIYKGPVLEWYMKVKTSLERNYEVFNQLLPQEGRILDIGCGYGFMSYMLAYVAPGRDITGIDYDEEKIATAAHCYAKPKNLQFIHGDIADTPFEKYDAFILSDVLHYLQPDEQEQLLQQCIARLTPDGVIVVRDGDADKSKRHEGTRFTEFLSTRVIGFNKTKNKELSFFSAAHVRGLVGKYGAVAEEIDNTRYTSNVIFVIKKSPQKNYAEL; encoded by the coding sequence ATGAGCAGTCTTTTCGTAGCGATCTATAACTTTTTTGACCGGCACAAACTTGCGTTATGGTGTTGCACCATCGTCAGCTTCGTACTGGTCGGTTTTTTAGCATCGCGTATCAGGCTGGAAGAAGATATTACCAAAATACTGCCGCAGGACAGGAAGCTGGATAAGCTGCAACAGGTTTTCCAGGATTCCAGATTTGCGGATAAACTGGTAGTGACGCTGTCACAAAAAGACACCACCAAAGCGCCCGTACCGGATAGCCTTACCGCCTGCGCCGCCTCCCTGGTGGCTTCCGCCGGTAACCAGCTGTCGCCCTACATCCGGGAGATACAGGGACAGACAGAAGACGCACAGGTCATGGGGATGATGGACCTCATTCAGCAGAACCTGCCTGTTTTCCTGGAGGCCGGCGACTATACGAAAATTGACAGCCTGCTGGCGCCGGAACAGCTGCAACGTTCCCTGCAGTATGACTATAATACGCTGATTTCTCCTGCCGGACTGGTGCTGAAGCGGGTGATACAAGCCGACCCGGTAGGCATTTCCTGGATAGGCATCAAAAAATTGCAGCACCTTCAGTACGATGATCATTTTGAGTTGTACGATAATTATGTGATGACGAAAGATCATCGTCACCTGATGTTGTTTATTACACCGGCTAACCCTCCCGGCGCTACGAAAATCAATGCTAAATTCCTGGCAGGGCTGGATCTCATCAAAGACAGCCTGTCCCGCCAGTATCCCGATGTCAGCGTCAGCTATTTCGGCGGTACGGCCGTTTCGGCGGGCAACGCCACCCAGCTGCGGCAGGACACGCTGCTCACACAAGGTATAACCGTGGTGCTGCTGGTAGCGCTGATAGGGCTGTTCTTCCGGAAGAAACGCGCACCGGTATTGGTGATGCTGCCGGTAATCTTCGGTGGGCTCTTTTCACTGGCCTGCATCTACCTGGTCAAAGGACATATTTCCGTAATGGCATTGGGTGCCGGCGCGGTGGTGCTGGGTATTGCCGTCAATTATTCCCTGCATGTGTTCAATCACTACCGCCATACCCACGACATCCGGGAAGTGATTGCCGACCTGGCCACGCCTATGACGCTGGGCAGCTTTACCACCATTGGCGGTTTCCTGTGTTTGCAGTTTGTGCATTCGCCCATGCTGCGCGATGTGGGGCTGTTTGCCGCGCTCAGCCTTGTAGGCGCCGCCTTGTTTTCTCTTATCTTTTTACCGCACTGGATCGTGCTGGGCAAACGCGACGGCAAACCAGCGGAACATCATGACAACTGGCTGGACCGCTTCTCCGCCCTCAGGCCGGAGCGTAACAAATACCTGGTAGGCGCTATCTTCCTGCTGACCATCGTGTTTTTCTTTACCGCCCGTAACGTGTCTTTCGAAAGTGACATGATGCGCATGAACTTCATGTCGCCGGAGCTGAAAGCTGCAGAAGCGCACCTGAACGCTATCAACGCCTATACTGCGCAATCAGTGTATGTGGTGTCTGAAGGGGATAACCTGGAAACGGCGCTGCAGCATACTGAACAACTGACGCCCGCTATCAGCAGGTTACAGGCGGAAGGCGTAGTGAAAAAATACGCCGGCGTACAAACGTTGCTGCTGTCGGAGAAGGAACAGCAGGCGCGCATTGATCGCTGGAAACACTACTGGACGCCTGAAAAAAAAGCGCAGCTGCTTTCCTGGCTCCGGACGCATGGGGCTGAAGTGGGTTTCAGCGCTACTGCTTTCGATAAGTTCGCCGCGTTGCTGAATACTTCCTACCAGCCCATGGCAAAAGCTGATGTAGATACTTTCCGCAAAGGCACCCTGGGGGATTTTATCATAGAGAAGAACGGGCGCACCGGGATCGTAACGTTGCTGAAAGTGGACCCTGCCCGTAAGAAAGAAGTATACGCCGCCCTTGACCAGCACGCACATACGACCGTACTGGATAAACAGTACGCTGCCAACCGGCTGGTGGAAGTGATCAAAGATGAATTTAACAGTATAGCCTGGATGACCTCTACGCTGGTGTTCCTGGCGCTGCTATTGTCATACGGCCGCATAGAACTGGCGCTGATCACCTTTATCCCGATGGCTATCAGCTGGGTGTGGATATTGGGCATCATGGGATTGTTCGGTATTAAGTTTAATATTGTTAACATCATCCTTTCCACTTTTATCTTTGGTTTGGGGGATGATTACAGCATATTTATGATGGACGGGCTGTTGCAGGAATACAAGACCGGCAAAAAAACGCTGTCGTCTTTCAAGTCCTCTATCTTCCTGTCGGCCATCACCACTATCCTGGGCCTGGGCGTACTGATCTTCGCGCAGCACCCGTCTCTGAAGTCTATTGCGCTGATCTCCATCATTGGTATCGGAACGGTGGTATTGATTTCGCAGGTAATGATACCGGTGTTGTTCAACTGGCTGATCACCAACCGTGTAAAAAAAGGATATGCCCCCTGGACTTTTAAAGGCTGGACGCTGTCTGTTTTTTCTTTCACCTACTTTACCACCGGCTGCCTGATCATGACGCTGCTGGGCAATATCCTGATCCGCCTTAATCCGTTCAACAAAGAGAAAGGGAAACTGGTGTATCACCGTATCCTTTCTGCCTATACGCACAGCGTGCTGTATATCATGACCAACGTGAAAAAGCGGATCATCAATCCGGCCAATGAGCAATTACAGAAGCCGGCGGTGATCATCAGCAACCACCAGTCTTTCCTCGATATTCTCGTGTCTACCATGCTGCATCCCAGGGTGATCCTGCTGACGAACCAGTGGGTGTGGCGCTCGCCGGTATTCGGCGCCGTAGTGCGGCTGGCGGACTATTACCCGGTGGCCGACGGAGCGGAAGGGGCTATCGACAAACTGAGAGCGCGTGTGCAAGAAGGATATTCCATCGTGGTATACCCGGAAGGTACCCGTTCCCCTGACCCGGTGATTAAACGTTTCCATAAAGGAGCTTTCTATATTGCAGAACAACTGGGCCTGGACATTCTGCCAATGGTTATCCACGGTACCGCCTATACGATGTCTAAAGGAGATTTTCTCCTGAAAGACGGGCATGTGACGGTGAAATACCTTCCGCGTATCACGCAGGACGATAAAAGCTGGGGAGATGGCTACAGCGCCCGCACGAAATCCATCAGCCGTTATTTTAAACAGGAGTACGAAAATTTACGGCAGGAGATTGAAGTGCCATCTTATTTCCGCGAGCAGCTGAAATACAATTTCATCTATAAAGGGCCTGTGCTGGAGTGGTACATGAAGGTGAAGACCAGCCTGGAGCGTAACTACGAGGTGTTTAATCAGCTGCTGCCACAGGAAGGCCGTATCCTTGACATCGGCTGCGGATATGGTTTTATGAGCTATATGCTGGCCTATGTGGCGCCAGGCCGCGATATTACCGGCATCGACTACGATGAAGAGAAAATCGCCACCGCCGCACATTGTTACGCGAAACCAAAGAACCTGCAGTTTATCCACGGCGATATCGCTGATACGCCGTTCGAAAAATACGATGCTTTCATCCTGAGTGATGTGCTGCATTACCTGCAGCCGGACGAGCAGGAGCAGCTGTTGCAGCAGTGCATAGCACGGCTTACCCCTGATGGCGTGATCGTGGTAAGGGACGGTGATGCTGATAAATCCAAACGTCACGAGGGCACAAGATTTACTGAATTTTTATCAACCCGGGTAATAGGATTTAATAAAACGAAGAACAAGGAACTATCGTTCTTTTCGGCTGCGCATGTGCGTGGCCTGGTAGGCAAATATGGCGCTGTAGCAGAAGAAATAGACAACACCCGTTATACATCCAACGTAATATTTGTTATTAAAAAATCACCCCAAAAAAATTATGCAGAACTATGA
- a CDS encoding 3-hydroxyacyl-ACP dehydratase codes for MLKGNFYNITTIANEEGQVNLTLELNAAHPIFGGHFPEQPVVPGVCMMQIITETLEDAVQQKVVLQKAGLMKFLNMIDPVQQPQVDVNLTYKAEENGGWKVNATLKKEATTFMKFQGVFK; via the coding sequence ATGCTGAAAGGGAACTTTTATAACATAACCACCATCGCAAATGAAGAGGGTCAGGTAAACCTCACGCTGGAACTGAATGCGGCGCATCCTATTTTCGGTGGTCACTTTCCGGAACAGCCGGTAGTGCCCGGCGTATGTATGATGCAGATCATCACGGAAACGCTGGAAGATGCGGTGCAACAGAAAGTAGTGCTGCAAAAAGCCGGTCTGATGAAATTCCTGAATATGATAGATCCGGTACAACAGCCGCAGGTGGATGTAAACCTGACGTATAAAGCGGAAGAGAACGGAGGATGGAAAGTGAATGCTACCCTGAAAAAGGAAGCGACCACATTTATGAAATTTCAGGGAGTATTTAAATAA
- the acpS gene encoding holo-ACP synthase: protein MIVGIGTDITDVARIAARLAKGAGFRDLVFTPGEIAYCEQQASPQESYAARFAAKEAFLKALGTGWGNGGVNFNEIEIRNDAAGKPELFLLTDNPRYTSLGVKKIWVSLSHEKNAAVAMVILES from the coding sequence ATGATTGTCGGTATAGGAACAGATATCACTGATGTAGCGCGTATCGCTGCGAGACTGGCCAAAGGCGCCGGTTTCCGCGACCTCGTGTTTACGCCAGGGGAGATCGCCTACTGCGAGCAGCAGGCGTCGCCGCAGGAGAGTTATGCTGCGCGCTTTGCCGCCAAAGAAGCCTTTCTGAAAGCGCTGGGCACCGGATGGGGCAACGGTGGCGTGAACTTCAACGAGATAGAGATACGCAACGACGCCGCCGGAAAACCGGAGCTGTTTCTGTTGACAGACAATCCCCGGTATACCTCGCTGGGCGTAAAAAAAATATGGGTGTCATTGTCGCATGAAAAAAATGCGGCTGTGGCAATGGTAATTCTTGAAAGCTGA
- a CDS encoding DUF2062 domain-containing protein: protein MTTNSTHNEHFERHRAAVLIPTYNNATTLEEVVKGALSYTSHVIVVNDGATDHTSAILEKYPAIHKVSYNPNRGKGIALRRGFEYALAQGYDYVITMDADGQHFASDLPGMLEKISTHPDTLVIGARNLNEENMPGKNTFANKFSNFWFYVETGLKGPDTQSGYRLYPLRRMGRTRWWCSKYEFEIEVLVRSAWKGVKIDWTPVKVYYPPAEERISHFRPFRDFSRISVLNTVLVLITFLYIKPRDLFLWMLKKENWKKFWKEEILKSDESNARKAAAIGLGVFMGIVPIWGFQLLVAFLLSVKLKLNKALVFLAAHVSTPPLTPFVIFFSFLAGKVWMGRSAKDLLFDKQISVAAVRDNLLQYVFGAITLAIAGGLAAWAISYILLAIFRKNK from the coding sequence GTGACAACCAACAGTACACATAACGAACATTTTGAGCGTCACCGCGCTGCCGTGCTCATACCTACCTACAACAACGCCACTACGCTGGAAGAGGTAGTAAAGGGCGCACTGTCCTATACCTCCCACGTAATTGTCGTTAATGACGGCGCCACAGACCATACCAGCGCCATCCTCGAGAAATATCCCGCCATTCATAAAGTATCGTATAACCCTAACCGTGGTAAAGGCATTGCCCTCCGACGCGGTTTTGAATATGCGCTGGCACAGGGATATGACTATGTGATCACCATGGATGCGGACGGACAGCACTTTGCTTCCGATCTGCCCGGTATGCTGGAGAAAATCAGCACACATCCGGATACGCTGGTAATAGGCGCCCGTAATCTGAACGAAGAAAACATGCCAGGCAAAAACACTTTTGCCAACAAGTTTTCCAACTTCTGGTTTTATGTGGAAACAGGTCTGAAAGGGCCCGACACCCAGTCGGGCTACCGGTTGTACCCTCTGCGCCGCATGGGCCGTACCCGCTGGTGGTGCAGCAAATATGAATTTGAAATAGAAGTGCTGGTGCGCAGTGCCTGGAAAGGCGTAAAAATAGACTGGACGCCGGTGAAGGTATATTATCCCCCCGCAGAGGAGAGGATATCCCACTTCAGGCCGTTCCGGGATTTTTCGCGTATCAGCGTATTAAATACCGTACTGGTACTCATTACCTTCCTGTATATCAAGCCGCGCGACCTTTTCCTGTGGATGCTTAAAAAGGAAAACTGGAAGAAGTTCTGGAAGGAAGAGATATTAAAGTCCGATGAATCCAATGCGCGCAAAGCCGCTGCCATTGGTTTGGGCGTATTCATGGGCATAGTGCCCATTTGGGGATTCCAGCTGCTGGTGGCTTTCCTGCTGTCCGTTAAACTAAAGCTCAATAAAGCGCTGGTGTTCCTGGCGGCCCATGTGAGCACGCCGCCCTTAACACCCTTCGTGATCTTCTTCAGTTTCCTGGCAGGGAAAGTATGGATGGGAAGGTCCGCCAAAGACCTGTTGTTTGATAAACAGATTAGTGTGGCAGCAGTAAGAGACAACCTGCTGCAGTATGTTTTCGGCGCCATTACACTGGCCATTGCCGGCGGACTGGCTGCCTGGGCGATCAGTTATATATTATTGGCCATATTCAGAAAAAACAAATAA
- a CDS encoding C45 family autoproteolytic acyltransferase/hydolase: protein MEKKKRSGWRRLGRVLLFTVGAFLLLFVALAIYLVSVSRMTPPEIADKSALQLQRKALDSTSWTIGNNWFRKSNSGLYEMYVEGAPFERGVINGKLSGELIRHQEDVFVEQIKKMIPSPFYLRFLRYFTGWFNRNLSDHVDEEFKEEIYGESFSAASGYDWVGSNYERLMNYHGAHDIGHALQGMMLVGCTSFGTWNDNSADSNLIIGRNFDFYMGDKFAEDKMVVFYHPDKGHNFMFVTWGGFTGVVSGMNDKGLTVTINAAKTSVPTGAATPVSLVAREILQYARNIREAWAIAQKRKMFVSESFLIGSAEDNKAVLIEKTPEGMDLYDPKKNFITCTNHFQGDSLGSLESNKLQIRESASAYRYERLNELLKANGPNTVQKTISILRDRKGLHGADIGLGNEKAINQFIAHHGIVFEPKKKMVWVSAAPWQLGQFVAYDLNKIFSMHGLDSDHEVYDSVQSVPADSFLLTREYTSFQVFRQLKAQLMDGGDVDTKALVVSNPEYYHTYVLAGDYDFKKGNFAAAKQYYETALTKVIATKGEERHIRQQLEKCNAKLSGK, encoded by the coding sequence GTGGAAAAGAAAAAAAGAAGCGGATGGCGGAGACTGGGGCGGGTGCTGTTGTTTACAGTGGGCGCCTTCCTGTTGTTGTTTGTCGCGCTGGCGATATACCTGGTGTCTGTCAGCCGTATGACACCGCCGGAGATCGCCGATAAATCGGCTTTACAGCTGCAACGCAAAGCGCTGGACAGCACCTCCTGGACTATCGGCAACAATTGGTTCCGCAAGAGCAACAGCGGATTGTACGAGATGTATGTGGAGGGAGCGCCTTTTGAAAGAGGGGTGATCAATGGCAAGCTGTCCGGAGAACTGATCCGTCACCAGGAAGATGTTTTTGTGGAGCAGATCAAAAAGATGATCCCTTCTCCCTTTTACCTTCGTTTTCTGCGTTACTTTACCGGCTGGTTCAACAGGAACCTGAGCGATCATGTGGACGAGGAGTTTAAGGAAGAGATCTATGGCGAGTCATTCTCCGCTGCCAGCGGTTACGACTGGGTAGGCAGCAATTATGAAAGGCTGATGAACTACCACGGTGCGCACGATATTGGTCATGCGCTGCAAGGGATGATGCTGGTGGGTTGCACCTCTTTCGGCACCTGGAATGACAATTCCGCCGACAGTAACCTGATCATCGGCCGCAACTTTGACTTCTACATGGGCGATAAGTTCGCCGAAGATAAAATGGTGGTGTTTTATCACCCTGATAAAGGCCATAACTTCATGTTCGTTACCTGGGGCGGTTTTACCGGCGTAGTGTCCGGCATGAATGATAAAGGGCTGACCGTTACCATCAATGCTGCCAAAACCAGCGTACCTACCGGGGCAGCCACACCTGTGTCGCTGGTGGCCAGGGAAATACTGCAATATGCCCGCAATATCCGCGAAGCGTGGGCTATCGCGCAGAAAAGGAAGATGTTCGTGTCTGAATCTTTCCTGATCGGATCAGCAGAAGATAACAAGGCTGTCCTGATTGAAAAGACACCGGAAGGCATGGACCTCTACGATCCAAAGAAGAATTTTATCACCTGCACCAACCACTTCCAGGGAGACTCACTGGGCAGCCTGGAATCCAACAAATTGCAGATCAGGGAGAGCGCTTCAGCATACCGTTATGAACGCCTTAACGAACTGCTGAAAGCGAATGGTCCCAATACCGTACAGAAGACCATCAGCATTCTGCGCGACCGCAAAGGGCTGCATGGCGCAGATATCGGTCTGGGTAATGAAAAAGCGATCAACCAGTTCATTGCGCACCATGGCATTGTGTTTGAGCCGAAGAAGAAAATGGTATGGGTGTCTGCAGCGCCGTGGCAGCTGGGGCAGTTTGTAGCATACGACCTGAATAAGATCTTCAGCATGCATGGCCTGGACAGTGATCATGAAGTGTATGACAGCGTACAGAGCGTACCTGCCGACAGCTTCCTGCTGACCAGGGAATACACGTCATTCCAGGTGTTCCGCCAGTTGAAAGCGCAGCTGATGGATGGCGGCGACGTCGATACCAAGGCGCTGGTGGTATCTAACCCGGAGTATTATCACACGTACGTGCTGGCAGGTGATTACGACTTCAAAAAAGGTAACTTCGCAGCAGCGAAGCAATATTATGAGACAGCGCTCACCAAGGTGATAGCCACCAAAGGCGAGGAAAGGCATATACGCCAGCAGCTGGAAAAATGTAATGCTAAACTGTCCGGGAAATGA
- a CDS encoding outer membrane lipoprotein carrier protein LolA, which translates to MCKWMMIYLISLLSLQLQAQSGFKPVTDLQGVKREFAKAAQQTQSIQCDFVQEKNLSMLSDKIVSKGKFWFKRDNKVRMEYQQPSYYLLVMNGKDIRIKDNQKESKVSGKNNKLFEQINKITVDCVRGTVLDNADFTTKAFENAQHYRLEMVPVNKAMAGYFRMITLLVDKKDFTVASITMAEPSGDDTNISFLHKQVNANIPDAVFMVK; encoded by the coding sequence ATGTGTAAATGGATGATGATATACCTGATTTCCCTGCTATCGCTGCAATTGCAGGCGCAGTCCGGCTTTAAACCGGTGACCGACCTGCAGGGCGTGAAAAGGGAATTCGCGAAAGCCGCGCAGCAGACACAGAGCATACAATGCGATTTTGTGCAGGAAAAGAACCTGAGCATGCTTTCCGATAAAATTGTATCGAAAGGGAAGTTCTGGTTCAAGCGGGATAATAAAGTCCGCATGGAATACCAGCAGCCGTCCTATTACCTGCTGGTCATGAACGGAAAAGACATCCGCATCAAAGACAACCAGAAGGAAAGCAAAGTGTCCGGTAAGAACAACAAGCTGTTTGAACAGATCAATAAAATCACGGTCGACTGTGTACGCGGTACAGTGCTGGACAATGCGGACTTTACCACCAAAGCGTTTGAAAACGCGCAGCACTACCGCCTGGAAATGGTGCCCGTCAACAAAGCCATGGCCGGTTATTTCAGGATGATCACCCTGCTGGTGGATAAAAAAGATTTTACCGTAGCGAGCATCACGATGGCAGAGCCTTCCGGTGATGACACCAACATCAGCTTTTTACACAAACAAGTGAATGCGAATATTCCGGATGCGGTATTTATGGTTAAATAG
- a CDS encoding polysaccharide deacetylase family protein, whose amino-acid sequence MLNNRTANIIIIAAIAVLLGIRLSGLYPSLSLWWLAAPPLLLLPFYIRGAMNIRSGFFIKTVCAASTSENVVALSFDDGPEATHTPLILDILDKHQVKAAFFCIGKNIEGNAHLLQRIHAEGHMIGNHTYSHDFWFDMHTSSSMGKDMEKMDTVTINATGLQPRLFRPPYGVTNPNLARAIKKNNYVPVGWSIRSMDTVATDENKLLQKIMSELHPGAVILLHDTCSITASILPRLISAIKAEGYRLERMDKMLKVPAYV is encoded by the coding sequence ATGTTGAATAACCGGACTGCAAATATCATCATCATTGCGGCCATCGCCGTACTGCTGGGCATCAGATTGTCCGGCCTGTACCCGTCTTTGTCGCTCTGGTGGCTGGCAGCGCCGCCGCTGTTACTGTTGCCTTTTTATATCAGGGGCGCCATGAACATCCGCTCCGGCTTCTTCATTAAAACCGTCTGCGCAGCATCTACCTCCGAAAACGTGGTGGCGCTCTCCTTCGACGACGGGCCGGAGGCTACGCATACCCCGCTGATCCTCGATATCCTCGATAAACACCAGGTGAAAGCAGCTTTCTTCTGCATCGGGAAAAACATAGAAGGCAATGCGCACTTACTGCAACGGATACACGCAGAAGGACATATGATCGGTAACCATACCTATTCCCATGATTTCTGGTTCGATATGCATACCAGCAGTTCTATGGGAAAGGATATGGAAAAGATGGACACCGTTACCATCAACGCCACCGGGCTGCAACCGCGCCTGTTCCGCCCGCCATACGGCGTCACCAATCCCAACCTGGCAAGGGCCATTAAAAAAAACAACTACGTGCCGGTGGGCTGGAGCATCCGCTCTATGGACACCGTGGCCACAGATGAAAATAAATTACTGCAGAAAATTATGTCGGAACTGCACCCCGGTGCAGTGATCCTTTTGCATGACACCTGCAGCATCACCGCCAGTATCCTGCCCCGGCTGATCAGCGCCATCAAAGCGGAAGGCTACCGGCTGGAAAGGATGGATAAAATGTTAAAAGTGCCAGCTTATGTGTAA
- a CDS encoding phytoene desaturase family protein: MQNYDVIIIGSGLGGLVCGAILSRNGYKVRIYEKNRQPGGCLQTFSRDKVIFDSGVHYIGGLGAGENLNKVFSYLGIMDKLKLKRMDPEGFDHINFGAEEKVYRIAEGRDRFIRTLVADFPGETDALHAYCDKISEVCSKFPLYNLRLGDYEEKRSVLTLNAASVIESFTGNPRLRQVLAGNNLLYAGVKEKTPFYVHALVLNSYMQSSWKCVDGGSQIARLLCRRITENGGAVIRNTEVKKIVGQGDRVDHLILENGEKVTADHYISNLHPAQTTAITESDAIRGAYRSRMQNLENSAGGFVLNVVLKPGTFPYINHNYYHHATDDAWAGINYTPDQWPQTYAIYVSAGSRHETYADSLSVMTYMRYDELAPWQHTFNTERQEASRGADYEAFKVRKAEQLIDAVEKKFPGFRNCVQSYYVATPLSYRDYIGTGDGSMYGIMKDSTDPLRTMVSARTRLSNLYLTGQNLNLHGILGVTISSVITSAELLGMEFLVEEINQSILK, translated from the coding sequence ATGCAGAACTATGATGTGATCATTATCGGCAGTGGTCTTGGCGGACTGGTATGTGGAGCCATCCTCAGCCGGAATGGTTATAAAGTACGCATATACGAAAAGAACCGTCAACCCGGCGGTTGCCTCCAGACTTTTTCCCGTGATAAGGTCATCTTTGATTCCGGCGTGCATTATATCGGCGGGCTGGGAGCAGGAGAGAACCTGAACAAGGTATTTTCCTATCTGGGCATTATGGACAAGCTGAAGCTGAAACGGATGGACCCTGAGGGCTTCGATCATATTAACTTTGGCGCAGAAGAAAAGGTATATCGTATCGCGGAGGGCCGGGACCGTTTTATCCGAACGCTGGTGGCTGATTTCCCGGGAGAAACAGATGCGCTGCATGCCTATTGTGACAAGATCAGCGAGGTATGCAGCAAGTTCCCGCTGTATAACCTGCGGCTCGGCGATTATGAAGAGAAGCGCAGCGTACTGACCCTGAATGCTGCCAGCGTCATTGAAAGTTTTACAGGTAACCCCCGTTTGCGACAGGTGCTGGCCGGTAATAACCTGTTATACGCCGGCGTGAAGGAGAAAACGCCCTTCTACGTACATGCGTTGGTGTTAAACAGTTACATGCAGAGCTCCTGGAAATGCGTGGATGGCGGCTCACAGATTGCGCGGCTGTTATGCCGGCGCATCACGGAGAACGGCGGAGCGGTGATCCGTAATACGGAGGTGAAGAAGATCGTGGGCCAGGGCGACCGGGTAGATCACCTGATACTGGAGAACGGGGAGAAAGTGACGGCAGATCATTATATATCCAACCTGCATCCGGCGCAAACTACGGCCATTACGGAAAGCGATGCCATACGCGGCGCCTACCGCAGCCGTATGCAGAACCTGGAGAATTCCGCCGGTGGTTTTGTATTGAACGTTGTCCTGAAGCCTGGTACTTTCCCTTATATCAATCACAATTACTATCACCACGCCACAGACGACGCCTGGGCGGGGATTAACTATACACCGGACCAGTGGCCGCAGACCTATGCTATTTATGTGTCTGCCGGCTCCCGGCATGAAACCTATGCTGATAGCCTCTCGGTGATGACGTATATGCGTTACGATGAGCTGGCGCCGTGGCAGCATACCTTTAATACAGAAAGGCAGGAAGCCAGCCGTGGTGCCGACTATGAAGCGTTTAAAGTCCGGAAAGCCGAACAACTCATCGACGCCGTGGAGAAGAAATTTCCCGGCTTCCGTAACTGTGTGCAGTCGTATTACGTGGCCACCCCGCTTTCCTACCGGGATTATATCGGTACCGGCGACGGCAGCATGTACGGCATCATGAAAGACAGTACAGACCCGCTACGGACCATGGTTTCGGCCCGCACCCGGTTGTCTAATTTGTATCTTACCGGACAAAACCTGAACTTGCATGGAATTCTGGGGGTCACCATCAGCAGTGTGATCACCTCGGCAGAACTATTGGGAATGGAATTCCTGGTAGAAGAAATTAATCAGTCAATACTCAAATAA